A window from Akkermansia muciniphila encodes these proteins:
- a CDS encoding TfoX/Sxy family protein — protein sequence MASSPDVVEYICFQLRHAGDISFKKMFGEYGLYCDRKFFGLVCDNQLFVKITEPGLNMLPQQEQGSPYPGARPHFLMTELDDDRALSSFVRETCSVLSAPDVLSGKKKKASGEKRNRRP from the coding sequence ATGGCCTCTTCCCCGGATGTAGTAGAATATATTTGTTTCCAGCTCCGGCATGCCGGGGACATTTCCTTCAAAAAAATGTTTGGAGAATACGGCCTGTACTGTGACCGGAAGTTTTTTGGCCTGGTATGTGACAACCAATTGTTCGTCAAAATCACGGAGCCGGGCCTGAACATGCTCCCGCAGCAGGAGCAGGGCAGCCCCTATCCCGGCGCCAGGCCGCATTTCCTGATGACGGAGCTGGATGATGACCGGGCTCTCTCCTCCTTTGTCCGGGAAACCTGTTCCGTCCTCTCCGCTCCGGATGTCTTATCCGGGAAGAAGAAAAAAGCTTCCGGAGAAAAAAGAAACAGGCGTCCGTAA
- a CDS encoding TlpA disulfide reductase family protein: MKTFTALLLSGSIAAMTAPAFIHAADNGAGAKVTYPSFDDSSHLHGPKIKASDLKGKVVFFEYWGINCPPCIASMPHLQELQDKFQSKGFTVVGSHRQGPSPRIKQFLEEKKITFPVYQGLDIPAASCPGGLPHAVLIGANGKVVAKGHPTQLYDLVKKEVMKAERGLPILEGVELDKYKSLAKTVVSNGSNIESKITPLRKKTDDEEAQAVCAAFDEWLGDAKDMVQAQIQSNPLEAVTAITRLKTAVPSVKEFDEPLAALKANKDLPKLADLNKKISALEQRKAKGRKVSEADLKSLAQAVDKFAESDNEATQTVAGNLKRSLSSLAVQESPEDK, translated from the coding sequence ATGAAAACCTTTACTGCCCTCCTTCTGTCCGGGAGCATCGCCGCCATGACGGCCCCGGCTTTCATCCATGCGGCGGATAATGGCGCCGGAGCCAAAGTCACCTACCCTTCCTTTGACGACAGCAGCCACCTCCACGGACCTAAAATCAAGGCTTCCGACCTAAAGGGGAAGGTGGTGTTTTTTGAGTACTGGGGCATCAACTGCCCGCCCTGCATCGCCAGCATGCCGCATTTGCAGGAATTGCAGGATAAGTTCCAGTCCAAGGGCTTTACCGTGGTAGGCAGCCACCGCCAGGGGCCAAGCCCCAGGATCAAACAGTTCCTGGAGGAAAAGAAGATTACCTTTCCCGTTTACCAGGGGCTGGATATTCCGGCGGCCTCCTGCCCGGGCGGCCTGCCGCATGCCGTGCTGATCGGAGCCAACGGCAAAGTGGTTGCCAAGGGGCACCCCACCCAGCTTTACGATCTGGTGAAGAAGGAGGTGATGAAGGCGGAACGCGGCCTTCCCATCCTGGAAGGCGTGGAGCTGGACAAGTACAAATCCCTGGCCAAGACAGTCGTTTCCAACGGCAGCAACATCGAGTCCAAGATTACGCCCCTGCGGAAGAAAACGGACGACGAGGAGGCTCAGGCCGTCTGCGCCGCTTTTGACGAATGGCTGGGAGACGCCAAGGACATGGTGCAGGCCCAGATCCAGTCCAACCCGCTGGAAGCGGTGACGGCCATCACGCGCCTGAAGACGGCGGTGCCCTCCGTCAAGGAGTTTGACGAACCGCTGGCGGCTCTGAAAGCCAACAAGGACCTGCCGAAGCTGGCCGACCTCAACAAGAAGATTTCCGCCCTGGAGCAGCGCAAGGCGAAAGGCCGCAAGGTTTCGGAAGCCGACCTTAAGTCCCTGGCGCAGGCCGTGGACAAATTCGCGGAGTCTGACAATGAAGCCACGCAGACCGTGGCGGGCAACCTGAAAAGGAGCCTGTCTTCACTGGCCGTGCAGGAGTCTCCGGAAGATAAATAA
- a CDS encoding GNAT family N-acetyltransferase: MPTLRQATKDDIMLIHELAGQAFPATYRDLLSPEQMEFMMDWMYSPANLEQQMEEGHVYFIASHDGKHCGYLSVQPEGPGVFHLQKIYVLPGFQGLHIGSYLFRQAVSYIRSIHPEPCLMRLNVNRYNTRAVEFYQRMGMRELERGDFHIGHGYYMTDYIMGLDIA; this comes from the coding sequence ATGCCTACACTCCGCCAAGCCACCAAAGACGACATCATGCTTATTCATGAACTGGCCGGGCAGGCTTTCCCCGCCACCTACCGGGACCTCCTTTCCCCGGAGCAGATGGAGTTCATGATGGACTGGATGTATTCCCCCGCCAACCTGGAGCAGCAGATGGAGGAGGGGCATGTGTATTTCATCGCCTCCCATGACGGGAAGCACTGCGGCTATCTGTCCGTCCAGCCGGAAGGCCCCGGCGTTTTCCACTTGCAGAAGATTTACGTTCTGCCGGGTTTCCAGGGTCTGCACATCGGCAGCTACCTGTTCCGCCAGGCTGTCAGCTACATCAGGAGCATTCATCCGGAACCGTGCCTGATGCGCCTGAACGTCAACCGCTACAACACCCGGGCGGTGGAGTTTTACCAGCGCATGGGCATGCGGGAACTGGAACGCGGGGATTTCCACATCGGCCACGGCTATTACATGACGGATTACATCATGGGGCTGGATATTGCCTGA